One Triticum dicoccoides isolate Atlit2015 ecotype Zavitan chromosome 5B, WEW_v2.0, whole genome shotgun sequence genomic window carries:
- the LOC119309183 gene encoding uncharacterized protein LOC119309183 produces the protein MAAAALVRFSGPFSPSCLAVSNLVSFLPLLLINTGPFLRPSLIPCASACALPSLISSVISPGLVRPAAARSGRRRWGRPPGIRAAVIARVRRAGGHVSSDFSSTTADAAARGRPAVVDSACRLRSGPRRPFRSSWNGIHRLDSRQDVNVPVDSRRREILLGKRPVDFTIGIPISVGSSSAVVGSAPAVWPASERTDTLSVQVVDRPRVSPSGFPAAVHLYESLVGATSLRCRPRVVPLCAAGAFGRPTPLGNFDFLNMYMLFLVSVFFFWDWF, from the exons ATGGCGGCTGCCGCTTTGGTACGATTTTCTGGGCCTTTCTCGCCGTCTTGCCTGGCCGTTTCCAATTTGGTTTCTTTCCTTCCGCTGCTTCTTATAAATACTGGTCCCTTCCTGCGTCCCTCGCTCATTCCGTGTGCTTCTGCTTGCGCTCTTCCTTCTCTAATCAGCAGTGTGATTTCTCCGGGGTTGGTTCGTCCCGCTGCTGCTCGGTCTGGCCGACGCCGTTGGGGCCGCCCTCCTGGGATTCGGGCTGCCGTCATTGCCCGTGTGCGCCGCGCTGGTGGCCATGTTTCTTCGGATTTTTCCTCGACGACGGCTGATGCTGCTGCGCGTGGCCGCCCGGCTGTAGTTGATTCAGCATGTCGTCTTCGGTCCGGTCCTCGCCGGCCGTTTCGTTCTTCCTGGAATG GTATTCACCGATTGGACTCGCGTCAGGATGTTAATGTGCCTGTTGATAGTCGCCGTCGGGAGATTTTACTAGGGAAGCGGCCTGTAGATTTCACCATTG GTATTCCTATTAGTGTGGGCTCTTCTTCAGCGGTTGTCGGGTCTGCTCCGGCTGTTTGGCCTGCCAGTGAGCGAACTG ATACTTTGTCTGTCCAAGTGGTTGACAGACCGCGTGTCTCTCCTTCTGGTTTTCCTGCTGCTGTCCATCTTTATGAGTCTTTGGTTGGTGCTACGTCTCTTCGTTGTCGTCCAAGAGTGGTGCCCTTATGTGCTGCTGGTGCCTTCGGTCGGCCTACTCCTCTTGGTAACTTCGACTTTCTAAATATGTATATGCTTTTCTTGGTTTCTGTGTTCTTCTTCTGGGATTGGTTCTAA